ACGCGGCATAGGCAACCGAGATAAGGGACTCTTCTTTACCGATGAATTATGAGAATCATTTCTATTGTTGGATatttccaaagaaggaaaggaacGAGACTTTTCAAGGGAAGGGGATCCATCGGTCTTCCTATCGCATGGAGGTAGCGTTGCTCCAGAAGCAGATCCCGAACTGGTCAACATTGGTTCCgacaaagatgaagataAAAATGGATTAGAGTTACCCAACGGATGACCAGCATCCATTGGTTCACTAAGAAATGGAGGAGTAGATTCATAATCTggagaaggagaagaaaaaaagtcaGAATCAATATTATCTTCATCAAAGTTTTCCAACGGGTCAATTTGGAGAATATTGGAAGGAGATTTGGGTCTTCGAAGAACAGGAATACATGCAACCCTGGTTGGTTTAGAAACCTGAGATTTGAAAGAGTCAGGAGAGACGATATCGGTAGTCATATTACTTTTGAAAGGTGGTTTGAATGATGTAGGGTTACGTGACGGTTTGGGTTGTGAGGCATAAGGTTTCTCAGAGGAAATAGTCCCCAAAGTGGAAGACACTGAAGGCAAGCCGCTATTTGATGCGACTGTCGGTATATCGTTCTCAGCACCTTTATAGCCATGTAAATAGTGTTTAGGAGACGAAAGCGAGGAAACGGAAGCCTTATGCTcttgaagagaagaagattCTTCATTACGAGACCGAGATTGACCTGCTTCATTCGAGGACTTGACAAAGGAAGGTTGTTGATATGATGAATTGacagaagaagaacgaGAGGGCGCCTGGAAAGGTTTTGTCAAATACAAAGGACGGGTGGAGGCATTTAATTTGGATGGGAGCGGAGGGATTTCCTTTGACGTTGTTGCTTGCAAGTCCTCAACATAAATTAATGTACGATTCAACTCCAGATGAGCATCGACTTTAATTTTCTGATTAAATACAAAAGCTTCATCTACGACACGATTTTCTGAATCATATAAAATCCCATGATTGTTGAATGTATGAAACCGCATAGTCCCATCTTTCCatacttttgctttctttacCTTGTCGGATGTCCATAATACTTGGTAATGCAAAACATTTGCAACAGTGGCCATAGAACcatgaatcttttttcttcgtctGCCACGTAACAAGAAAATTACTTACTTGTGAAGTCGTTCATGAACTCGGAATCAAGTTTCTGTACAAGTGCAAAATATCCTATTTAGAATACTGATGTATAGAACAAGCCAGTAAGAAACaaagtattttttaatCCAGGAGCTTTGAAAGATTTGCTAAAGTGGTAGTAGTGAGGATGAGAAGGGCTGGTAGGTGTTTGCGATGACACCTGTTGTAATGTGGTTTTACAGGTTTTATGAGATAAACGAACGAATATCCCGGTTTCTACTTCATGGAATTCCAATTCCCGTTTGCTTTCGTGTTTGTGATATTCTCGTTTTATTTAGACAAGGTATATGGGATTTTATTGCATCAAAAAGATGTTGGATCACATCTTCAGTAGTCAATTTCTATTTGATCATAAATTAAAAGTAGTGTTTCCAGTTTCATGTAGTTTGTGAACATCTATAGTACCCGATACAGAGAACATAGCCTATACAGCGCTCGTAAAGCACGAATACCTTTAAAACATACAGTAGAAGATGTTTCTCACTTTATTACCTTTACAGAACCGTACTTCGACTTTACATGAATGCATTTGTATATTTAACTAGGGTGTTATACTTTCCTCTCAAGAAAACAGTTtattgtctttcttttttttttaaaaaaaaaaaaattcttgaCATTTCGTAAATATGTAATTAATGATAGAGTCATGGCAGCGTATCCTTCAGCTATTTGCCTCTTCTCCtgttatttatttcgtACTCAAATTCATCGTCTACCTCATAACGCTAACTGACTGTGACTACGTGAATCTCAGCCCGGTTGAAGACGGAATTTTAAccgtttcatttttgtttttttggattatcTTTTTGTATACATATAAACGTCTTCTCTTCTTGCTAGACGACACTTGGTgaacaataaaaatggaGCACTACGTTACCATTGCATCTTGGTATGAATTGAGCTTTGAGAATAATACACACTTTTTCTACTATCATCTCTACtccataaaaaaaatatataacAAATTCTCACCATTCATTTAGTCAGCTGAATCAATGGGCTCTTGATTTTGAAGGGAACCGGGATAGAATCATTGAATCAATCAAGCAAGCGAAGGAACAAAAGGCTCGTCTTCGCCTTGGTCCTGAGTTGGAAATAACGTATGTCACATCAGTTGAATGTTTTGATTTGCATTTAGGCGTTGCAGTTTTCTTGATGTAACTAACATGCTACAGTGGTTATGGATGCGAAgatcattttcttgaaacCGATACTTATACCCATTCATGGGAAATGCTTTGCTGGATTATAAAGCATCCCAATTGCCAAGATATTTTACTTGATATTGGAATGCCTGTCATGCACAAGTCAGTACGCCATAATTGTCGTATCATAGCTTTGGATGGAAAAATCTTATT
The nucleotide sequence above comes from Schizosaccharomyces osmophilus chromosome 3, complete sequence. Encoded proteins:
- the dbl2 gene encoding DNA recombination protein Dbl2, whose protein sequence is MATVANVLHYQVLWTSDKVKKAKVWKDGTMRFHTFNNHGILYDSENRVVDEAFVFNQKIKVDAHLELNRTLIYVEDLQATTSKEIPPLPSKLNASTRPLYLTKPFQAPSRSSSVNSSYQQPSFVKSSNEAGQSRSRNEESSSLQEHKASVSSLSSPKHYLHGYKGAENDIPTVASNSGLPSVSSTLGTISSEKPYASQPKPSRNPTSFKPPFKSNMTTDIVSPDSFKSQVSKPTRVACIPVLRRPKSPSNILQIDPLENFDEDNIDSDFFSSPSPDYESTPPFLSEPMDAGHPLGNSNPFLSSSLSEPMLTSSGSASGATLPPCDRKTDGSPSLEKSRSFPSLEISNNRNDSHNSSVKKSPLSRLPMPRLRRPVGKRSNFSNVTITDPSKNLYERAMQSTSMLAAQPSLPESTDPEIPNSPEFLESDNEEDPSTKTMNLKNNEAVSPITLPNNKTFKPATFRPPSFVSKPNLTNDVPISDTMDRYNSPNSAPKYGNSLVKPVTQLHSALTKPSGPSLRTGMLVYGKYSKRFNDSKGKEKVETSSKDFSSLTLPTTRKTTDKSFSAPSFPNAGKFVSPVQSKSLDKATSPNFTDPNTTYSKTLSQTTGRSKVVDSIATLAEKSKDDKTLSFSPSPSSRREIPTGTVRKHYNYSPIQRFSSECNDLPFVNSVDISSTASKIKRVKLSMLRFKNHESKATTLSVEEEEKEFI